In Pieris rapae chromosome 18, ilPieRapa1.1, whole genome shotgun sequence, one genomic interval encodes:
- the LOC111001370 gene encoding G protein-activated inward rectifier potassium channel 3: MANNYESERRGSKNRVLERSLSYSEAIGNSSGRSSIEIPRMTQTEVYTNEEIKKQYRISQTYVEGKEIAFPCLKNLDTRVPISYQGGGYVDSPSSDDEQEADNGLVMTIDVETESPKSSEKRHTSDASTQPLVSSSPPDQIYESIEPDTYNDSTYNEVPSLYGYSTPYTSRRKRIGKKRTRHHGIGRQIRSRRVVFKTGEENVPIRSNIPAKSMKYMRDIVNTVINSKWRYLLLLLVAAHFTFWLFFASIWWVVTASYQEDIGDGKPHCVTGTSSFAGLLMMAVETQMTIGYGVRFPNEECPEAIIVMVLEIVAGTALSGGLTSLLFTKLIRPNKHVSSVGFSKKATVCLRDGDMCLQFRVWDLLNLHLIGSSITAYLLKPIRTLEGEYVSNYIHQLKLKESNSFLLWPITVVHIIDAESPLYDLSAQDMMDYRFEIVVCLNGSSKSMGTCTQSRTSYLSKEIIWGYRFKNVLKYCKKEEAYMIDTDNLNTVEQVETPLCSASTLKGLEIDMKTDLPESLSQCEGSLLSKDDSLSPAMSRTGTQRSYGWNYRRFITDRQTREE; encoded by the exons ATGGCGAATAATTACGAATCAGAAAGAAGAGGTAGCAAAAATAGGGTCCTAGAAAGGTCCCTGAGCTACTCAGAAGCAATTGGAAATTCATCTGGTCGATCTTCCATAGAAATACCAAGAATGACTCAAACAGAAGTGTATACTaatgaagaaataaagaaGCAGTACAGGATCTCACAGACATATGTCGAAG GAAAAGAAATCGCGTTTCCTTGCCTCAAAAACCTTGATACAAGAGTTCCGATCAGCTATCAAGGAGGAGGATACGTTGATTCACCATCAAGTGACGACGAACAAGAAGCAGACAATGGTCTAGTCATGACAATTGATGTTGAAACTGAGAGCCCTAAATCGTCTGAAAAGAGGCACACTTCCGATGCATCCACTCAACCCTTGGTCAGTTCAAGTCCTCCAGACCAAATCTACGAAAGTATTGAGCCAGATACCTACAATGACAGTACGTACAATGAGGTACCATCACTCTATGGTTACTCGACACCGTATACAAGTAGACGAAAGCGGATTGGGAAAAAACGTAC TCGTCACCATGGCATTGGCAGACAGATTCGTTCACGGCGTGTGGTATTCAAGACTGGAGAGGAAAATGTCCCCATCAGAAGTAATATCCCCGCAAAATCTATGAAATATATGAGGGACATTGTTAACACTGTT ATCAATAGTAAATGGCGTTACCTGTTGCTACTACTGGTCGCAGCCCATTTCACATTTTGGCTGTTCTTTGCTAGTATTTGGTGGGTGGTGACAGCTTCTTATCAAGAGGATATTGGCGATGGAAAACCTCATTGTGTAACAGGCACGTCGTCCTTTGCTGGGCTCCTGATGATGGCTGTTGAGACTCAG ATGACAATTGGATATGGAGTTAGATTTCCAAATGAAGAATGCCCTGAAGCTATTATTGTCATGGTGTTAGAG ATAGTGGCGGGTACAGCTTTATCCGGTGGTCTTACAAGTTTGCTCTTCACAAAACTTATACGACCGAACAAACATGTCAGCTCAGTTGGATTCAGTAAGAAGGCTACG GTATGCCTTCGTGATGGTGATATGTGTCTGCAATTCCGCGTTTGGGATTTACTCAATTTACATCTAATTGGAAGCAGCATCACAGCCTATCTACTAAAACCAATCAG AACATTGGAGGGAGAGTATGTCTCCAACTACATCCACCAACTGAAGCTAAAAGAAAGCAATTCGTTCCTTCTATGGCCTATCACAGTTGTACACATAATTGACGCCGAAAGTCCGCTGTATGACCTTTCAGCTCAAGATATGATGGATTACAG GTTCGAAATAGTGGTATGTCTTAACGGCTCATCCAAGAGTATGGGCACATGTACACAAAGCAGAACTTCCTATTTATCCAAGGAAATCATTTGGGGATATAggttcaaaaatgttttaaa gtatTGCAAGAAAGAAGAAGCCTACATGATAGACACAGATAATCTTAATACGGTAGAGCAAGTGGAAACACCACTCTGCAGCGCCAGTACATTAAAAGGCTTGGAAATTGACATGAAAACTGATCTTCCGGAATCATTGTCTCAATGTGAAGGGTCGTTGCTCTCTAAGGACGATTCTCTTTCTCCAGCTATGAGTAGGACTGGAACTCAAAGGAGTTATGGATGGAATTATAGAAGATTTATTACAGATAGACAAACAAGAGAAGAATAA
- the LOC111001371 gene encoding ATP-sensitive inward rectifier potassium channel 11-like: MENDNLIDSEYHQITQIYDECLEYLKDYKDLSESDDPDYESIKEKNTDNDLNCKKQEHLNENYDTDEPQIGFNVINELKSNESIHSILGEAKSERLRRLSKQLPKIIITNSNSSLEQREKVNHFVPIPSVIKTPPSRKRSEPSFRRRHCEYPKRLVSKDGVENIALISNVPFGKIRLLNDTFHTLINLRWRWIVMGTVCLHFAIWLVFAVFWYISALAHYDFEPEPPQRLCVTGGKDFVTIFLASVEAQTTIGFGDRAIDEECPESIFLFVMQLILGTGLSGVLTCVVYAKLTRPEKLSRDGVGFSKKAVISMRDGRLCLMIRAWDLNYDHIICSEFSAHYIHTRRTKEGEVVRYYAESLKLQQRQFLLWPVTLLHVIDADSPLYTFTPQNFADNSYEITVSLKGASASMGTYTQSQSSYLPREVVWGKRFPPVVRYNTKKQKYVIEHNKLDTMEAVDTPYCSAYDLDNSRPSSRSKSHRPGTPGSFSEKVSSFELQRSSSFRSNKKS; the protein is encoded by the exons atggaAAATGATAACCTAATAGATAGTGAATACCATCAAATAACTCAAATATATGATGAGTGTTTGGAATATCTGAAGGATTACAAAGATTTGAGTGAAAGTGATGATCCTGATTACGAAAGTATCAAGGAAAAAAACACTGATAACGatttaaattgtaagaaacaagaacatttaaatgaaaattatgatACAGATGAACCTCAGATaggttttaatgttattaatgaattaaagtCGAATGAAAGCATACATTCAATATTAGGAGAAGCTAAATCAGAGAGGTTGCGGCGACTATCGAAACAGTTgccaaaaattataataaccaaTAGTAATTCTAGTTTGGAACAACGAGAGAAAGTCAATCATTTTGTACCAATACCGTCTGTAATTAAAACGCCACCTTCGAGAAAAAG ATCAGAGCCATCTTTTCGCAGACGTCACTGTGAGTATCCAAAGCGGTTAGTGTCCAAGGACGGAGTGGAAAATATCGCTCTGATATCAAACGTACCATTTGGAAAGATACGACTGTTAAACGATACTTTTCATACACTG ATAAACCTTCGCTGGCGTTGGATTGTGATGGGAACCGTCTGTCTCCATTTCGCAATCTGGCTGGTCTTTGCAGTATTCTGGTACATCTCTGCTCTGGCACATTACGATTTCGAACCTGAACCTCCACAACGCCTCTGCGTAACTGGTGGAAAGGATTTTGTTACCATATTCTTGGCTTCTGTTGAGGCACAG acGACCATCGGATTTGGTGATCGAGCAATTGATGAAGAATGTCCGGAgtctatatttctttttgtcatgcag TTAATACTTGGAACCGGGCTGTCTGGAGTTCTTACATGTGTGGTGTATGCAAAGTTAACGAGACCTGAGAAACTCTCAAGAGATGGCGTCGGGTTTAGTAAGAAGGCCGTG ATAAGTATGCGAGATGGCCGCCTTTGCCTCATGATCAGAGCATGGGATCTCAACTACGACCATATTATATGTTCGGAGTTTAGCGCTCACTACATACACACAAGAAG AACAAAGGAAGGTGAGGTAGTACGCTACTACGCGGAATCGTTAAAGCTGCAGCAGCGTCAGTTCCTGCTGTGGCCTGTCACTCTTCTGCACGTCATTGATGCCGACAGCCCACTTTACACATTCACACCTCAAAATTTTGCTGATAACAg TTATGAAATCACAGTAAGCCTGAAAGGTGCATCAGCATCTATGGGTACATATACTCAGAGCCAGAGTTCATATCTACCAAGAGAGGTGGTATGGGGCAAGAGATTTCCCCCCGTCGTCAG ATACAATACAAAGAAGCAGAAATATGTAATTGAGCATAATAAATTGGACACAATGGAGGCAGTGGATACTCCTTATTGCAGTGCCTATGATCTTGATAA ttcaAGGCCATCTTCGCGATCCAAGTCTCACCGACCTGGTACTCCTGGCAGCTTCAGCGAGAAGGTGTCAAGCTTCGAACTGCAAAGGAGTTCATCGTTTAGGAGCAATAAGAAATCATAA